One genomic region from Cellulomonas hominis encodes:
- a CDS encoding VOC family protein, with amino-acid sequence MIVWTTAFLDGPADGWAATLAHWQAVTAGTLSAFRGPDEEFVTVLPPTGDAFLRAQRTRSGPPGVHLDLHVPDVRAAADVAVALGAREVAASGHVVLTSPGGMPFCFVRPGEHGHRPAPQRWPAAAGAAPHASLVDQYAIDVPADRWAAEAAFWPALTGWAPRPAASGATLVPLERPAGLPLRILLQRLDEPTGPVRAHLDVACDDRDAETARHAALGARVERVRERWTVLVDPAGRRYCLTDRDPTTGRG; translated from the coding sequence ATGATCGTGTGGACGACCGCGTTCCTCGACGGACCCGCCGACGGCTGGGCCGCCACCCTGGCGCACTGGCAGGCCGTCACCGCGGGGACGCTGTCGGCGTTCCGCGGCCCGGACGAGGAGTTCGTGACCGTGCTGCCGCCGACGGGTGACGCCTTCCTGCGCGCGCAGCGCACCCGGTCCGGGCCGCCCGGCGTGCACCTCGACCTGCACGTGCCCGACGTCCGCGCGGCGGCGGACGTCGCGGTCGCGCTCGGCGCCCGGGAGGTGGCCGCGTCCGGGCACGTCGTCCTGACCTCGCCGGGCGGGATGCCGTTCTGCTTCGTCCGCCCCGGGGAGCACGGGCACCGCCCCGCCCCGCAGCGCTGGCCCGCCGCCGCCGGAGCCGCCCCGCACGCCAGCCTGGTCGACCAGTACGCGATCGACGTCCCGGCGGACCGGTGGGCCGCCGAGGCGGCGTTCTGGCCGGCGCTCACCGGGTGGGCGCCGCGCCCCGCCGCGTCCGGTGCGACGCTCGTGCCCCTGGAGCGACCCGCGGGCCTGCCGCTGCGGATCCTCCTGCAGCGGCTCGACGAGCCGACCGGCCCGGTGCGGGCGCACCTCGACGTCGCGTGCGACGACCGGGACGCGGAGACCGCCCGGCACGCAGCGCTCGGGGCGCGGGTCGAGCGGGTGCGGGAGCGGTGGACCGTCCTCGTCGACCCGGCGGGACGCCGGTACTGCCTGACGGACCGGGACCCGACGACCGGGCGCGGCTGA
- a CDS encoding ABC transporter ATP-binding protein translates to MSEKTEVLTEDEKLEIELGEQARIASDSWEGVAPGKADNFKQSFGRMIGLLAPYKVALVAVTLMGAAGVVLTVLAPRVLGRATDAVFEGFVSRQLPAGITQDQAVAGLRAQGQDQLADMVAAMDRVVPGEGIDFDLLGRLLLTVLALYVTSALLMWLQGYIINVVMVRAMWRLRESVEAKINRLPLAYFDKVQRGELISRVTNDIDNITQTMQQSLSTALTSILTVIGVLVMMFSISWQLALVALVSLPLMGVIFGVIGPKSQKAFGIQWRKVGRLNARVEESFSGHALVKVFGRRRDFQDKFRAENEELYQASFKAQFLSGIIWPGMSFVGNLTYVGIAVLGGLMVANGTMRLGSVQAFIQYAQMFTQPLSELGGMAAVVQSGTASAERVFQLLDEDEQSTEPADAPRPAEGDGTIEFEHVQFSYRPDQPLIEDLSFTVRPGQTVAIVGPTGAGKTTLVNLLMRFYELDGGRILVNGQDIATLTRHDARARTGMVLQDPWLFAGTIRENIRYGRQSATDEEVLAAARATYVDRFVHSLPHGYDTVLEEDAANLSAGEKQLLTIARAFVAQPSVLILDEATSSVDTRTERLLQRAMASLREGRTSFVIAHRLSTIRDADLILVMEHGAIVEQGTHDELIAAGGAYHRLYQSQFAGAAVEEQV, encoded by the coding sequence ATGAGCGAGAAGACCGAGGTCCTCACGGAGGACGAGAAGCTCGAGATCGAGCTCGGGGAGCAGGCGCGGATCGCGTCGGACTCCTGGGAGGGCGTCGCGCCCGGCAAGGCCGACAACTTCAAGCAGTCGTTCGGCCGGATGATCGGCCTGCTGGCCCCGTACAAGGTGGCGCTCGTCGCGGTGACCCTGATGGGTGCCGCGGGCGTCGTGCTCACCGTGCTCGCACCCCGGGTGCTCGGGCGCGCCACCGACGCGGTGTTCGAGGGCTTCGTGTCCCGGCAGCTCCCGGCGGGGATCACCCAGGACCAGGCCGTCGCCGGCCTGCGCGCGCAGGGCCAGGACCAGCTCGCGGACATGGTCGCGGCCATGGACCGGGTCGTGCCCGGGGAGGGCATCGACTTCGACCTGCTGGGCCGGCTGCTGCTCACGGTGCTCGCGCTGTACGTCACGAGCGCGCTGCTCATGTGGCTGCAGGGCTACATCATCAACGTCGTCATGGTGCGGGCCATGTGGCGGCTGCGCGAGTCCGTCGAGGCGAAGATCAACCGGCTGCCGCTGGCGTACTTCGACAAGGTGCAGCGCGGCGAGCTGATCTCCCGCGTCACCAACGACATCGACAACATCACGCAGACGATGCAGCAGTCGCTGTCCACCGCGCTGACCTCGATCCTCACGGTCATCGGCGTGCTGGTCATGATGTTCTCGATCTCGTGGCAGCTCGCCCTCGTGGCGCTGGTCTCCCTGCCGCTGATGGGCGTCATCTTCGGGGTCATCGGGCCGAAGTCGCAGAAGGCCTTCGGCATCCAGTGGCGCAAGGTCGGCCGGCTGAACGCCCGCGTCGAGGAGTCCTTCTCCGGCCACGCGCTCGTCAAGGTGTTCGGCCGCCGCCGCGACTTCCAGGACAAGTTCCGGGCGGAGAACGAGGAGCTCTACCAGGCCTCGTTCAAGGCGCAGTTCCTCTCCGGGATCATCTGGCCGGGCATGTCCTTCGTCGGGAACCTCACCTACGTCGGCATCGCGGTGCTCGGCGGCCTCATGGTCGCGAACGGCACGATGCGGCTGGGCAGCGTGCAGGCGTTCATCCAGTACGCCCAGATGTTCACGCAGCCGCTGTCCGAGCTCGGCGGCATGGCCGCGGTGGTCCAGTCCGGCACGGCCTCGGCGGAGCGCGTGTTCCAGCTGCTCGACGAGGACGAGCAGAGCACCGAGCCCGCGGACGCGCCCCGGCCGGCCGAGGGCGACGGCACCATCGAGTTCGAGCACGTGCAGTTCTCGTACCGCCCGGACCAGCCGCTGATCGAGGACCTCTCGTTCACGGTGCGCCCCGGGCAGACGGTCGCGATCGTCGGGCCGACCGGCGCGGGCAAGACCACGCTGGTCAACCTGCTCATGCGGTTCTACGAGCTGGACGGCGGCCGGATCCTGGTCAACGGCCAGGACATCGCGACGCTGACCCGGCACGACGCCCGGGCCCGCACCGGCATGGTGCTGCAGGACCCGTGGCTGTTCGCCGGCACCATCCGGGAGAACATCCGCTACGGCCGGCAGTCCGCCACCGACGAGGAGGTGCTGGCCGCGGCCCGCGCCACGTACGTGGACCGGTTCGTGCACTCGCTGCCGCACGGGTACGACACCGTGCTGGAGGAGGACGCGGCGAACCTGTCGGCGGGGGAGAAGCAGCTGCTCACGATCGCCCGCGCGTTCGTGGCGCAGCCGTCGGTGCTCATCCTCGACGAGGCCACCTCGTCCGTGGACACCCGCACCGAGCGGCTGCTGCAGCGCGCCATGGCGTCCCTGCGGGAGGGGCGGACGTCGTTCGTCATCGCCCACCGGCTGTCCACCATCCGCGACGCCGACCTCATCCTCGTGATGGAGCACGGCGCCATCGTGGAGCAGGGCACGCACGACGAGCTCATCGCCGCGGGCGGGGCGTACCACCGGCTGTACCAGTCGCAGTTCGCCGGTGCCGCGGTGGAGGAGCAGGTGTGA
- a CDS encoding NAD(P)/FAD-dependent oxidoreductase, which yields MAATPDVDVLVAGGGPVGLAAAIEARLAGLTALVVEPRTGSVDKACGEGLMPQAVAALDRLGVDPPGRPLAGIAYVRDDLRAEHRFAGPPGRGVRRTTLHAALAARAADLGVARLRGRVTDLRQDADGVEAAGVRARWLLGCDGLHSTVRRLTGLEAPAARGRARRFGVRRHYRVAPWTDLVEVHWGRRAEAYVTPVAPGLVGVALLGPSPIDVDAELAGMPVLAARLAGAPVDAADRGAGPLRQRTRARTAGRVLLVGDASGYVDALTGEGLRLGFAQARAAVAHRDDPVGYERAWAAATRDYRLLTSTLVAAATSPLRGALVPAAVRLPPVFAGAVERLAR from the coding sequence GTGGCGGCGACGCCGGACGTCGACGTGCTCGTGGCCGGCGGCGGGCCGGTGGGGCTGGCCGCCGCGATCGAGGCGCGCCTCGCCGGGCTGACCGCCCTGGTGGTGGAGCCCCGGACCGGGTCCGTGGACAAGGCGTGCGGCGAGGGCCTGATGCCGCAGGCGGTGGCCGCGCTGGACCGGCTCGGCGTGGACCCGCCGGGGCGGCCGCTGGCCGGGATCGCCTACGTCCGGGACGACCTGCGCGCGGAGCACCGGTTCGCTGGACCCCCGGGGCGCGGGGTGCGGCGGACGACCCTGCACGCCGCGCTCGCCGCCCGCGCCGCGGATCTCGGGGTCGCACGCCTCCGCGGCCGCGTCACCGACCTGCGGCAGGACGCCGACGGCGTCGAGGCGGCCGGGGTCCGGGCGCGGTGGCTGCTGGGCTGCGACGGGCTGCACTCGACGGTGCGGCGCCTGACCGGGCTCGAGGCGCCGGCCGCCCGCGGGCGGGCCCGGAGGTTCGGCGTGCGCCGGCACTACCGGGTGGCGCCGTGGACCGACCTGGTCGAGGTGCACTGGGGCCGCCGCGCCGAGGCGTACGTGACGCCGGTGGCGCCCGGGCTGGTCGGCGTCGCGCTGCTGGGACCGTCGCCGATCGACGTCGACGCGGAGCTGGCCGGGATGCCGGTGCTCGCCGCACGCCTGGCCGGTGCCCCCGTGGACGCGGCCGACCGGGGCGCGGGGCCGCTGCGGCAGCGCACCCGCGCCAGGACGGCGGGGCGGGTGCTGCTGGTCGGCGACGCCTCCGGCTACGTGGACGCGCTGACCGGCGAGGGCCTGCGCCTCGGCTTCGCGCAGGCGCGCGCGGCCGTGGCGCACCGCGACGACCCGGTGGGGTACGAGCGGGCGTGGGCCGCGGCGACGCGGGACTACCGGCTGCTCACGAGCACGCTGGTGGCCGCCGCGACGTCGCCGCTGCGCGGGGCGCTCGTGCCCGCGGCGGTCCGGCTGCCGCCGGTGTTCGCCGGGGCGGTGGAGCGGCTGGCGCGCTGA
- a CDS encoding type III polyketide synthase produces MSRIVAVAPALPTHVYPQAEISAEIGGLLTRDPGRRALLDRVHASSGIETRHLALPLEKYAGLSSFGESNDLFLREGAELARRAVLDALDAAALRPADVDVLVFTTVTGVSAPSLDALLVEPLGLRPDVRRVPSFGLGCAGGAAGLGIVADHLAAHPDAVAVLLSVELCSLTFQQDDDSTANLVASGLFGDGAAAAVLVGEARAAATGAAGVDGPEVVGARSVLYPGTTGELGWQVGGSGLRIVLSGGMADTVAAHAAGDVAALLAPLGATAADVDRWVVHPGGPKILDAVQESLGLPEGALAVSRATLARTGNLSSAAVLHVLAATEPGPPGGLGVVLAFGPGVGAELVALRWPGRAAA; encoded by the coding sequence ATGTCCCGGATCGTGGCAGTCGCCCCGGCGCTCCCCACGCACGTCTACCCGCAGGCGGAGATCAGCGCCGAGATCGGCGGCCTGCTGACCCGCGACCCGGGGCGGCGCGCGCTGCTCGACCGGGTGCACGCGTCCTCCGGCATCGAGACCCGGCACCTGGCGCTGCCGCTGGAGAAGTACGCCGGGCTGTCGTCGTTCGGGGAGTCGAACGACCTGTTCCTCCGGGAGGGTGCCGAGCTGGCCCGCCGCGCGGTGCTGGACGCGCTGGACGCGGCAGCGCTGCGCCCGGCGGACGTCGACGTGCTGGTGTTCACGACGGTCACCGGCGTGTCCGCGCCGTCGCTGGACGCGCTGCTGGTCGAGCCGCTCGGGCTGCGGCCGGATGTGCGCCGGGTGCCGTCCTTCGGGCTGGGGTGCGCGGGCGGGGCTGCGGGGTTGGGCATCGTGGCGGACCATCTGGCGGCGCACCCGGACGCGGTGGCGGTGCTGCTGTCGGTGGAGCTGTGCTCGCTGACGTTCCAGCAGGACGACGACTCGACGGCGAACCTCGTGGCGAGCGGCCTGTTCGGGGACGGCGCAGCGGCGGCGGTGCTGGTCGGCGAGGCGCGCGCGGCGGCGACCGGTGCGGCCGGCGTGGACGGTCCGGAGGTCGTGGGCGCCCGGAGCGTCCTGTACCCGGGCACGACCGGGGAGCTCGGCTGGCAGGTCGGCGGCTCGGGGCTGCGGATCGTGCTGTCGGGCGGGATGGCGGACACCGTCGCGGCGCACGCCGCGGGCGACGTCGCTGCGCTGCTCGCCCCGCTGGGCGCCACGGCGGCGGACGTGGACCGCTGGGTGGTGCACCCCGGCGGTCCGAAGATCCTCGACGCCGTGCAGGAGTCCCTCGGCCTGCCGGAGGGCGCCCTCGCGGTGAGCCGCGCGACGCTGGCCCGCACGGGGAACCTGTCGTCGGCGGCGGTGCTGCACGTGCTCGCCGCCACGGAGCCCGGGCCGCCGGGCGGGCTGGGCGTGGTGCTGGCGTTCGGTCCGGGTGTCGGGGCGGAGCTGGTGGCGCTGCGCTGGCCGGGGCGGGCCGCGGCGTGA
- a CDS encoding iron ABC transporter permease, with translation MTTAPPAAGPDAPASSGPAAAPAPAPARHRLRALLVLGLLVAWLVAAAAWHLTQGTADVTVGALWRALTGQGGLDQAAAVVTASRLPRLAAGVLVGCALGASGAALQGVARNPLAAPDTLAVNSGAHLAVTAAAVVGASLGALPGVVVAFAGGLAAAGVVIGLSGGAGASPVRLVLAGSAITLGLSSVTQALLVLFPWETQGLFAWGAGSLGQNGMGTVRTVAPIVVLAFAGLLLVARRLDLLQLGDDAARSLGVDVVRTRLVTVLLAVLLATCAVTVTGPIGFVGLCAPLLVRLLATWVRPLTKHRLLIPAAAVAGTALVLTADVALRAVFGPISGVTVPTGVVTSLIGAVALIVLARRARTALEPDTLVTLRAGSPLSRRAPALLLGAALVLLAGVLVAGVLLGDSTVLLGDVHNWLAGRASVRLDIVLDSRVPRVAAALLAGACLALAGGLVQTVTRNPLADPGVLGVSHAAGLGAVVVIVAAGAPSFAAVFAGAVVGAVLAGLLVFGVTAGTGLASGRMVLVGLGTGAAASAVTTLLLVRTDPWNQNRAITWLGGSTFGAGLPQLVPMAVALLAGVLVVARTHRDLDLVQVDDVTPRVLGVDLPRSRALHVGVAVLLTAAATAAIGPVVFVGLVAPHAARMLIGKRHRWLLPMTVVLGAALVGIADAVGRTAIAPAQLPAGLVTAVVGTPYFLWLLWRMRVARGR, from the coding sequence GTGACCACCGCACCGCCGGCCGCCGGCCCGGACGCCCCCGCGTCGTCCGGGCCGGCGGCCGCGCCCGCCCCCGCCCCGGCGCGCCACCGGCTGCGCGCCCTCCTGGTGCTCGGCCTGCTCGTGGCCTGGCTGGTCGCAGCCGCCGCGTGGCACCTCACCCAGGGCACCGCCGACGTCACCGTCGGCGCGCTCTGGCGCGCCCTCACCGGGCAGGGCGGGCTGGACCAGGCGGCTGCGGTGGTCACGGCCTCCCGCCTGCCCCGCCTCGCGGCGGGCGTCCTCGTCGGGTGCGCGCTCGGCGCGTCCGGCGCCGCCCTCCAGGGCGTGGCCCGCAACCCGCTCGCCGCCCCGGACACCCTCGCGGTGAACTCGGGCGCGCACCTGGCGGTCACGGCCGCCGCGGTCGTCGGGGCGAGCCTCGGCGCGCTGCCCGGGGTCGTGGTCGCGTTCGCGGGCGGCCTCGCCGCGGCCGGTGTGGTCATCGGGCTGTCGGGCGGGGCCGGGGCGTCGCCGGTGCGGCTGGTGCTCGCCGGCTCGGCCATCACCCTCGGCCTGTCGTCCGTCACGCAGGCCCTGCTCGTGCTGTTCCCCTGGGAGACGCAGGGGCTGTTCGCCTGGGGCGCGGGTTCGCTCGGGCAGAACGGCATGGGCACCGTGCGGACCGTCGCGCCGATCGTGGTGCTCGCGTTCGCGGGCCTGCTGCTGGTGGCGCGCCGCCTGGACCTGCTGCAGCTCGGCGACGACGCCGCGCGGTCGCTCGGCGTGGACGTGGTCCGCACGCGGCTGGTCACCGTGCTCCTCGCCGTGCTGCTGGCCACCTGCGCGGTCACGGTCACCGGCCCGATCGGCTTCGTCGGCCTGTGCGCGCCCCTGCTGGTCCGGCTGCTCGCCACCTGGGTCCGGCCGCTGACGAAGCACCGGCTGCTCATCCCCGCCGCCGCCGTCGCGGGCACCGCCCTCGTGCTGACCGCGGACGTCGCGCTGCGGGCGGTCTTCGGCCCGATCAGCGGCGTGACCGTCCCGACCGGCGTGGTCACCAGCCTCATCGGCGCGGTCGCGCTGATCGTGCTCGCCCGCCGCGCCCGCACCGCGCTGGAGCCGGACACCCTCGTCACCCTGCGCGCCGGGAGCCCGCTGTCCCGCCGCGCCCCCGCGCTGCTGCTCGGGGCGGCGCTGGTCCTGCTGGCGGGCGTCCTGGTCGCCGGCGTCCTGCTCGGCGACTCGACGGTCCTGCTCGGCGACGTGCACAACTGGCTCGCGGGGCGGGCGTCCGTGCGGCTGGACATCGTCCTGGACTCGCGGGTCCCGCGCGTTGCCGCGGCGCTGCTGGCGGGGGCGTGCCTCGCGCTGGCCGGCGGCCTGGTGCAGACCGTCACGCGGAACCCGCTGGCCGACCCGGGCGTCCTGGGCGTCTCGCACGCCGCGGGCCTCGGCGCCGTCGTCGTCATCGTCGCGGCGGGCGCGCCGTCGTTCGCGGCGGTGTTCGCCGGCGCCGTGGTCGGTGCCGTCCTCGCCGGGCTGCTGGTCTTCGGGGTCACCGCCGGGACGGGGCTGGCGTCGGGCCGCATGGTGCTGGTGGGCCTCGGCACCGGGGCGGCGGCCAGCGCGGTCACGACGCTGCTGCTCGTGCGCACCGACCCGTGGAACCAGAACCGCGCCATCACCTGGCTCGGCGGCTCGACGTTCGGCGCCGGGCTGCCGCAGCTCGTCCCGATGGCGGTCGCGCTGCTGGCCGGGGTGCTGGTCGTCGCGCGCACGCACCGCGACCTGGACCTCGTGCAGGTGGACGACGTGACCCCGCGGGTGCTCGGCGTCGACCTGCCGCGCAGCCGGGCGCTGCACGTCGGCGTCGCCGTGCTGCTCACCGCCGCGGCGACCGCCGCGATCGGCCCCGTGGTGTTCGTCGGGCTGGTGGCCCCGCACGCCGCGCGGATGCTCATCGGCAAGCGGCACCGCTGGCTGCTGCCGATGACGGTCGTGCTGGGCGCGGCGCTCGTCGGCATCGCGGACGCGGTCGGCCGGACCGCGATCGCCCCGGCCCAGCTGCCCGCCGGGCTCGTCACGGCCGTCGTGGGGACGCCGTACTTCCTGTGGCTGCTCTGGCGGATGCGGGTGGCGCGGGGCCGCTGA
- a CDS encoding ABC transporter ATP-binding protein, with the protein MAAADVSIGYGGDPVVTGASVELAAGRVTALVGPNGSGKSTLLRGMARLQRLSAGRVTLADGDADALSAREFARRVTLLAQSRPTPAGITVRDAVEFGRHPHRQGWRGSDPEGHAAVDRALALAGIADLAGHDVDALSGGQVQRVWFASALAQDTGVLLLDEPTNHLDLRYQVEVLELMRSLADAHGVAVGVVLHDLEQAAAVADRVLVLSDGRVVADGPPERAMTSALLSEVYDIDIQVRTDPRTGHLGVHAPRLLLRRVAAAPERAPGPVAGVPDPVGA; encoded by the coding sequence ATGGCCGCTGCCGACGTCAGCATCGGCTACGGCGGCGACCCCGTCGTCACCGGCGCCAGCGTCGAGCTGGCTGCCGGGCGCGTGACCGCGCTGGTCGGGCCGAACGGCTCCGGCAAGTCGACGCTGCTGCGTGGCATGGCCCGGCTCCAGCGGCTGTCCGCCGGCCGGGTGACGCTCGCCGACGGCGACGCGGACGCGCTGTCCGCCCGCGAGTTCGCCCGGCGTGTGACGCTGCTGGCGCAGTCAAGGCCGACGCCCGCGGGCATCACGGTGCGGGACGCGGTCGAGTTCGGGCGGCACCCGCACCGGCAGGGCTGGCGGGGGAGCGACCCCGAGGGCCACGCCGCGGTGGACCGCGCGCTCGCCCTCGCCGGCATCGCCGACCTGGCGGGCCACGACGTCGACGCCCTGTCCGGCGGGCAGGTGCAGCGCGTCTGGTTCGCCTCCGCGCTCGCGCAGGACACCGGTGTGCTGCTGCTCGACGAGCCGACCAACCACCTGGACCTCCGGTACCAGGTCGAGGTGCTCGAGCTCATGCGCTCCCTCGCCGACGCCCATGGCGTCGCCGTCGGGGTCGTGCTGCACGACCTCGAGCAGGCCGCCGCGGTCGCCGACCGCGTGCTCGTGCTGAGCGACGGCCGCGTGGTCGCCGACGGTCCGCCCGAGCGCGCGATGACGTCCGCCCTGCTCAGCGAGGTGTACGACATCGACATCCAGGTCCGCACCGACCCCCGCACCGGGCACCTCGGCGTGCACGCCCCGCGGCTGCTGCTCCGGCGCGTCGCGGCGGCCCCCGAGCGGGCACCCGGTCCCGTCGCCGGCGTGCCGGACCCCGTCGGCGCCTGA
- a CDS encoding iron-siderophore ABC transporter substrate-binding protein, translating into MTTRRTLAALLAVGAMTALAACGTTDEPSEPAGDAGSTAAGGPVSITDDRGETVELDAPATRVVSLEWMQTEMLASLGVEPVGAADVAGYTSWVGTSVPLSTEPEDVGTRGEPSVEAIAGLEPDLIVGVTSSIPEGAMEQMARIAPIALFDGADAADPLGYVEDTFRDIATLVGAEDAADEVVAATEQTIADNAAAIADAGLEGAPVVFASPYAEGANVTIRMHGPRSAFQAVATEMGLGSATEDPGDDAYGLSYVDVEGLTALPADTRFLYWGNDDEDDVVETTLASNPVWQSLPFVQEGHVYRAGVGIWAYGGPESLAAWSDDLVAQLTAPSSAE; encoded by the coding sequence ATGACCACCCGACGCACGCTCGCGGCCCTGCTGGCCGTCGGCGCGATGACCGCCCTGGCGGCCTGCGGCACCACCGACGAGCCCAGCGAGCCCGCCGGCGACGCGGGCTCCACCGCCGCCGGCGGCCCGGTGTCCATCACGGACGACCGCGGCGAGACCGTCGAGCTCGACGCGCCAGCCACCCGGGTCGTGTCGCTGGAGTGGATGCAGACCGAGATGCTCGCGTCGCTCGGCGTCGAGCCGGTGGGGGCCGCGGACGTCGCGGGCTACACCTCGTGGGTCGGCACCAGCGTCCCGCTCAGCACCGAGCCCGAGGACGTCGGCACCCGCGGCGAGCCCTCGGTCGAGGCCATCGCCGGCCTGGAGCCCGACCTCATCGTCGGCGTGACCAGCTCGATCCCCGAGGGCGCCATGGAGCAGATGGCCCGCATCGCCCCGATCGCGCTGTTCGACGGCGCCGACGCGGCCGACCCGCTGGGCTACGTCGAGGACACGTTCCGCGACATCGCGACCCTCGTCGGCGCGGAGGACGCGGCCGACGAGGTGGTCGCGGCCACCGAGCAGACGATCGCCGACAACGCCGCCGCGATCGCGGACGCCGGGCTGGAGGGCGCGCCGGTCGTGTTCGCCTCGCCGTACGCCGAGGGCGCGAACGTCACGATCCGCATGCACGGCCCGCGCAGCGCCTTCCAGGCCGTCGCGACGGAGATGGGCCTCGGCTCCGCGACCGAGGACCCGGGCGACGACGCCTACGGCCTGTCCTACGTCGACGTCGAGGGCCTGACCGCCCTCCCGGCCGACACCCGCTTCCTGTACTGGGGCAACGACGACGAGGACGACGTCGTCGAGACGACCCTCGCGAGCAACCCGGTCTGGCAGTCGCTGCCCTTCGTGCAGGAGGGCCACGTGTACCGCGCGGGCGTCGGCATCTGGGCGTACGGCGGCCCGGAGTCGCTCGCCGCGTGGTCGGACGACCTGGTGGCCCAGCTGACGGCGCCCTCGTCGGCCGAGTGA
- a CDS encoding isoprenylcysteine carboxyl methyltransferase family protein, which translates to MTSVAWFDLLVALTAVERLAELVVSARNARWSSARGGVESGRGHFPAMVALHTGLLVACVVEVHAADRPFLPWLGWPALVLVLASQGLRWWCIATLGPRWNTRVIVVPGLPLVHRGPYRWLSHPNYVAVVVEGLALPLVHTAWVTALGFTVLNAVLLLGFRIPAEERALAAAGR; encoded by the coding sequence GTGACCTCCGTCGCGTGGTTCGACCTGCTGGTGGCCCTCACCGCCGTCGAGCGGCTGGCCGAGCTGGTGGTGTCCGCCCGCAACGCCCGGTGGTCGTCCGCCCGCGGCGGCGTCGAGTCCGGTCGCGGGCACTTCCCCGCGATGGTGGCGCTGCACACCGGCCTGCTCGTCGCGTGCGTGGTCGAGGTCCACGCCGCGGACCGGCCGTTCCTGCCGTGGCTGGGCTGGCCGGCGCTGGTGCTCGTGCTGGCGAGCCAGGGGCTGCGGTGGTGGTGCATCGCGACGCTCGGCCCGCGCTGGAACACCCGGGTGATCGTGGTGCCCGGCCTGCCGCTGGTGCACCGCGGGCCGTACCGGTGGCTGTCGCACCCGAACTACGTCGCCGTGGTCGTCGAGGGGCTCGCCCTCCCGCTGGTGCACACCGCGTGGGTGACGGCGCTCGGGTTCACGGTGCTGAACGCGGTGCTGCTGCTGGGCTTCCGCATCCCGGCGGAGGAGCGCGCACTCGCCGCGGCAGGGCGCTGA